The following coding sequences are from one Eleginops maclovinus isolate JMC-PN-2008 ecotype Puerto Natales chromosome 11, JC_Emac_rtc_rv5, whole genome shotgun sequence window:
- the epd gene encoding ependymin produces MYAAITLFVFMCLSATTKADHHHHPCHAPNMTGFMSVLALKGDIKGYGAFTYDSMGKKLRFRSNESHPMNTSVGLDLLMFFDEGIFYEIDSKNKSCEKKTLHCTMNPLDVPDDATFMSTANGGSPSIEGEGLKVTTWTGSTTDMKGHYSMSVTMGCLPVWSFFFHESSSFFVSLTEVENEIKDPDQFVVPSFCLAQPLEETPEGTVNSFLNEFM; encoded by the exons ATGTATGCAGCTATCACGCTCTTCGTCTTCATGTGCTTGTCTGCCACCACCAAAGCGGATCACCACCATCATCCTTGTC ATGCACCCAATATGACAGGATTCATGTCCGTG CTTGCCCTAAAGGGTGATATAAAGGGGTACGGTGCCTTCACCTATGATTCAATGGGCAAGAAACTACGGTTCAGGTCAAATGAGAGCCACCCCATGAACACATCAGTAGGTCTGGATCTGCTGATGTTTTTTGACGAG GGGATATTCTACGAGATTGACAGCAAAAACAAGAGCTGTGAGAAGAAGACACTGCACTGCACCATGAACCCTCTGGACGTCCCGGATGATGCTACGTTCATGTCTACGGCAAACGGTGGAAGTCCATCCATTGAAGGCGAGGGATTGAAAGTCACTACCTGGACTGGTTCAACGACTGACATGAAAG GCCACTACTCCATGTCTGTAACCATGGGCTGTTTGCCTGTGTGGAGCTTCTTCTTCCATGAGTCCTCATCATTCTTTGTCAG CCTCACAGAGGTTGAAAACGAGATCAAGGATCCTGATCAGTTCGTGGTGCCATCCTTTTGTCTGGCCCAGCCTTTGGAGGAGACACCTGAAGGGACGGTCAATAGTTTCCTCAACGAGTTCATGTAG
- the LOC134871751 gene encoding uncharacterized protein LOC134871751 translates to MTLCWQALIFFCCVLNCVESLSPTPVVQRNKYNDSFCLTRSTRTRVQQLQKKYKAQQLGYNHFEDRSRQLNDLPLLSTDFSSWLKLTDWERLHSAFVDMQAYWNMLDRKRKQLEREEREQMLSRAVGTTIPQSIRHIQLDLRDLMSQVSSQMSYMRSSWTKPTFPTPLNPQNRSQTDWDSRVEGYIILRDLDLYLTRLARDFLFLASKTDSVSQC, encoded by the exons ATGACTCTTTGCTGGCAGGCTCTCATCTTCTTTTGCTGTGTCCTAAACTGTGTGGAGTCCCTTTCTCCAACTCCAGTCGTCCAGAGGAACAAATACAACGACTCCTTTTGCCTCACGAGGTCAACCCGAACCCGTGTCCAGCAGCTTCAGAAGAAATAC AAGGCGCAGCAGTTGGGGTACAACCATTTCGAGGACAGAAGTCGGCAGTTAAATGACCTGCCATTGCTCTCTACAGACTTCTCCAGCTGGCTAAAGCTCACG GACTGGGAACGACTGCACAGTGCGTTTGTCGACATGCAGGCCTATTGGAATATGCTGGATCGGAAGAGAAAACagctggagagggaggagagagagcagatgTTGTCTCGGGCGGTCGGCACCACCATACCTCAGAGCATCAGGCACATTCAGCTGGACCTGAGGGACCTGATGAGCCAAGTCAGCAGCCAG ATGAGCTACATGAGGAGTTCTTGGACGAAGCCGACCTTTCCTACACCGTTAAACCCTCAAAACAGATCCCAAACGGATTGGGACAGCAGGGTGGAGGGTTACATCATTCTGCGAGATCTAGACCTTTACCTCACCAGGTTGGCAAGAGACTTCCTTTTTCTGGCTTCGAAAACAGATTCAGTGAGTCAGTGCTGA